A single window of Chloroflexota bacterium DNA harbors:
- the recN gene encoding DNA repair protein RecN, translating into MLAELDIANFAIIDHLHLQFHPGFNVLTGETGAGKSIIIDALGTLLGGRAQSEFVRAGADKARVEAMFTLDAAMRMDAFALLDEIGVEHTEDALIITREISREGRNVCRVNGRAVTLTVLQRIGERLIDIHGQSEHLSLLRVREHIDFLDRYGNLWESRTRVAEKVKAIRAVRSELKRLMVDEREIARRVDRLTYVVEEITDANLQDGEEEALKQERELLGNAELRANLADHAYRALYGEGEDEKGAIDMFAEALQAVTGLEKYDPSVKNLREQAEGVAAQADDLARSLHAYRDNVDHDPARLAQIDERLDLIFRLKRKYGETIAEIIKYGENAAAELATISHSEERIAELKDQEAQLLKQIAALATDLSHARREAGERLAREIEAQLQDLGMAKAKFGVALERADDANGVEDAEQGKRVAFDATGIDRAEFIVAPNPGEPLKPLAKIASGGETSRLMLAMKSVLAVADNTPTLIFDEIDQGIGGRTGGIVGNKLWALTPSAQRTDGVPQHQVLCITHLPQIAAYGDTHFKIRKEVAGERTITQVQPLKESERVDEIAQMLGTETATTRKNAEELLNEVKSQKSKVKSKS; encoded by the coding sequence ATGCTAGCCGAACTCGATATTGCGAATTTCGCGATCATAGATCATTTGCATTTGCAATTCCATCCTGGGTTCAACGTGTTGACCGGCGAGACCGGCGCGGGCAAGTCCATCATCATTGACGCGCTCGGCACCCTGCTCGGCGGACGCGCGCAGAGCGAATTCGTGCGCGCCGGCGCGGACAAGGCGCGCGTCGAAGCGATGTTTACGCTCGATGCCGCGATGCGGATGGACGCGTTCGCGCTCCTCGACGAAATCGGCGTGGAGCACACCGAGGATGCACTCATCATCACGCGCGAGATTTCACGCGAGGGACGCAACGTTTGCCGCGTGAACGGACGCGCGGTGACGCTCACCGTGCTGCAACGCATCGGCGAACGTTTGATTGACATTCACGGACAGAGCGAACACTTGTCGCTGCTGCGCGTGCGCGAGCACATTGATTTTCTCGACCGCTATGGCAACCTCTGGGAGAGTCGCACGCGCGTCGCCGAAAAAGTCAAAGCGATTCGCGCGGTGCGGAGTGAACTCAAACGCTTGATGGTGGACGAGCGCGAAATCGCGCGGCGCGTGGATCGCTTGACGTACGTCGTCGAAGAAATCACGGACGCCAATTTGCAAGACGGCGAAGAAGAGGCGCTTAAGCAAGAAAGGGAACTTTTGGGAAATGCGGAACTACGCGCGAATCTCGCGGATCACGCGTACCGCGCGCTATACGGCGAAGGCGAGGACGAAAAAGGCGCGATAGATATGTTCGCCGAAGCGTTGCAAGCCGTCACGGGTTTGGAAAAGTACGATCCGTCGGTGAAAAATTTGCGCGAGCAAGCCGAAGGGGTTGCCGCGCAAGCGGACGACCTCGCGCGTTCGTTGCACGCGTATCGCGACAACGTAGACCACGACCCCGCGCGGCTCGCGCAGATTGACGAGCGGCTCGATCTGATCTTTCGCTTGAAGCGCAAGTACGGCGAAACGATCGCCGAGATCATCAAGTACGGCGAGAACGCCGCGGCGGAACTCGCAACGATTTCGCACAGCGAAGAACGCATCGCGGAGTTAAAAGACCAAGAGGCGCAACTGCTCAAGCAGATCGCCGCGCTCGCCACGGATTTATCGCACGCGCGTCGCGAGGCGGGCGAACGCTTGGCGCGCGAGATCGAAGCGCAACTCCAAGACCTGGGCATGGCGAAAGCGAAATTCGGCGTCGCGCTCGAACGTGCGGACGACGCGAACGGCGTCGAGGATGCGGAACAGGGCAAGCGCGTCGCGTTCGATGCGACCGGGATTGATCGCGCCGAATTCATAGTCGCGCCGAATCCGGGCGAGCCGCTCAAACCGCTCGCGAAAATCGCGTCGGGCGGTGAAACATCGCGCTTGATGCTCGCGATGAAATCGGTGCTCGCCGTCGCGGACAACACACCGACGTTGATCTTTGACGAGATTGACCAGGGTATCGGCGGACGCACCGGCGGCATTGTCGGCAACAAGTTGTGGGCGCTCACGCCGAGCGCGCAACGCACCGATGGTGTGCCGCAACATCAAGTGCTGTGTATCACGCACCTGCCGCAAATCGCGGCGTATGGCGACACGCATTTCAAGATTCGCAAAGAGGTTGCCGGCGAGCGAACGATCACCCAGGTCCAGCCGTTGAAAGAGTCGGAACGCGTTGACGAAATCGCGCAAATGCTTGGCACGGAAACCGCGACGACGCGTAAGAATGCGGAGGAGTTATTGAATGAAGTTAAAAGTCAGAAATCAAAAGTAAAAAGTAAATCGTGA
- a CDS encoding enoyl-CoA hydratase codes for MTANYVLIENALPAVIVTMNRPEQRNALSTELMRALITALDQTSARAECRVIILKGAGVAFSAGHDLREMLNRTREDERAIFDVCVELMQMIQRIPQPVIASVHAIATAAGCQLVATCDLAIASEHAKFATPGVKIGLFCSTPQVALSRCIGRKRALEMLLTGKMIDAATAADWGLVNRVVPAEQLDAQVMDLAQQIASASPLTLKIGKQSFYRQIDLSQQAAYALMAETMAESALTCDAQEGMNAFLQKRAPVWQGK; via the coding sequence ATGACCGCGAATTACGTGTTGATTGAAAACGCTTTGCCTGCGGTAATCGTGACAATGAATCGTCCCGAGCAACGCAACGCGCTCTCGACTGAACTGATGCGCGCGCTGATTACCGCGCTCGACCAGACCAGCGCGCGCGCAGAATGTCGCGTCATCATCCTCAAAGGCGCGGGCGTCGCGTTCTCCGCGGGACACGATTTGCGCGAGATGCTCAATCGCACGCGCGAAGACGAACGCGCGATTTTCGATGTGTGCGTCGAGTTGATGCAAATGATTCAGCGCATTCCGCAACCGGTGATTGCGTCAGTGCACGCCATCGCGACGGCGGCAGGGTGCCAACTCGTCGCGACGTGCGACCTCGCCATCGCGTCCGAGCACGCGAAATTCGCGACACCCGGCGTCAAGATCGGTTTGTTCTGCTCAACGCCCCAGGTCGCGTTAAGTCGTTGCATCGGACGCAAGCGCGCGTTGGAGATGCTGTTGACCGGCAAGATGATTGACGCGGCGACTGCCGCTGATTGGGGCTTGGTCAATCGCGTCGTGCCCGCCGAGCAACTCGACGCGCAGGTGATGGATCTCGCGCAACAAATCGCGTCCGCGAGTCCGCTCACGTTGAAGATCGGTAAGCAATCGTTTTACCGGCAGATTGATTTGTCGCAACAAGCCGCGTACGCGTTGATGGCAGAGACGATGGCGGAAAGCGCGCTGACGTGCGACGCGCAGGAAGGGATGAACGCGTTTCTGCAAAAACGCGCGCCGGTGTGGCAAGGGAAATAG
- a CDS encoding branched-chain amino acid ABC transporter permease produces MLLYVAGTVFILSALVLILGFIFRDIRTDFNLLERVWLILPQVAVDGISAGFVYAMIALGYTMVYGVLEFINFAHSEIFMVGAFIGAEVLLIMNSAGVLGAVHPLILLLLILLFGMLGSGGLAVTVERIAYRPLRGAPRLVPLISAIGVSLFLQDAVRFFEGIWRNEFYLTYPTIKFFEQRIILSSTIDFSVKSIIVILGAILMLVILNYFVNATKIGTAIRAVAQDRATASLMGIDVNQIIVLTFFIGGAMGGAAGVLFGLQYNTINPFTGFIPGLKAFTAAVLGGIGNISGAMLGGIVLGIMEAYGASYLSIFTSGAFGAEYKDILAFSILIIILIFRPAGLLGQVVREKA; encoded by the coding sequence ATGCTGCTGTACGTCGCGGGCACCGTATTCATTCTGTCTGCGCTTGTGTTGATCCTCGGATTTATTTTCCGCGACATTCGCACTGATTTCAATTTGCTTGAACGGGTCTGGTTGATTTTGCCCCAGGTCGCCGTGGACGGCATCTCCGCCGGTTTTGTGTACGCGATGATCGCGCTCGGTTACACCATGGTGTACGGCGTGCTCGAATTCATCAATTTCGCGCACAGTGAAATTTTCATGGTCGGCGCGTTTATCGGCGCGGAAGTTTTGTTAATCATGAACTCGGCGGGCGTCCTTGGCGCGGTGCATCCGCTGATTCTGCTCCTCCTCATTCTTCTGTTCGGAATGCTTGGGAGCGGCGGCTTGGCAGTGACCGTCGAACGCATCGCGTATCGTCCACTACGCGGCGCGCCGCGTTTGGTTCCCCTCATCTCGGCGATTGGCGTCTCGCTCTTTCTCCAAGACGCCGTGCGTTTTTTCGAAGGCATTTGGCGCAACGAATTCTACCTCACGTATCCCACTATCAAATTTTTTGAACAGCGCATCATCCTTTCCTCCACGATTGATTTCTCGGTCAAGTCCATCATCGTCATTCTGGGCGCGATTTTGATGCTGGTCATTCTCAACTATTTCGTCAACGCGACCAAGATCGGTACCGCGATTCGCGCCGTCGCGCAAGACCGCGCGACCGCCAGTTTGATGGGGATTGACGTGAACCAAATCATCGTGCTCACGTTCTTCATCGGCGGTGCGATGGGCGGCGCGGCGGGCGTGTTGTTCGGCTTGCAGTACAACACGATCAATCCGTTCACCGGTTTTATTCCTGGGTTGAAAGCATTCACCGCCGCGGTGCTCGGCGGCATCGGCAACATCAGCGGCGCGATGCTGGGCGGCATCGTGCTCGGCATCATGGAAGCGTACGGCGCGTCGTACCTCTCGATCTTTACCAGCGGCGCGTTCGGCGCGGAGTACAAAGATATTCTGGCGTTTAGTATTTTGATCATCATTTTGATTTTCCGACCCGCCGGTTTGCTCGGGCAGGTCGTACGGGAAAAGGCGTAG
- a CDS encoding prepilin peptidase, protein MEIVLLIGLGLLVGAGIHRLADALPTRAPVWRIPNRAPLVILGTAALFAFLWVYYSATVQLALALIYTAVLVLVLVIDYEHRLILNVVILPAIVFALIASPFTKLGWMLSLLGGVVAFAFVFAIYIAAPVFSRWRGHTLAVPFGFGDVKLAAFVGIITGFPMCVYAMVVAILLGGFAAIGVLLYQFARTRRVNTGVPIAYGPYFCIAGWLLMVFRI, encoded by the coding sequence ATGGAAATTGTTTTATTGATTGGATTGGGTCTCCTTGTCGGCGCAGGCATTCATCGTTTAGCCGATGCGCTACCCACGCGCGCACCCGTGTGGCGGATTCCAAATCGCGCGCCGCTCGTCATCCTGGGAACCGCGGCGCTGTTCGCGTTTCTCTGGGTGTACTACAGTGCGACAGTGCAACTCGCGCTCGCGTTGATTTACACGGCGGTGCTCGTGCTCGTGTTGGTGATTGACTACGAGCATCGTTTGATTCTCAACGTCGTCATCCTGCCCGCGATTGTGTTCGCGCTCATCGCGAGTCCGTTCACCAAACTGGGTTGGATGTTGTCGCTGCTCGGGGGCGTGGTCGCGTTCGCGTTCGTCTTTGCGATTTACATCGCCGCGCCGGTGTTTTCGCGTTGGCGCGGGCACACACTGGCGGTGCCGTTCGGCTTTGGCGATGTCAAACTCGCCGCGTTCGTCGGCATCATCACCGGATTTCCGATGTGTGTTTATGCGATGGTCGTCGCGATCCTGCTCGGCGGGTTTGCCGCGATCGGAGTGTTGCTGTATCAATTTGCGCGCACGCGGCGCGTGAATACGGGCGTACCGATTGCGTACGGTCCGTACTTTTGCATCGCCGGCTGGCTGCTAATGGTATTTCGCATCTGA
- a CDS encoding RNA-binding protein, translating into MESKLYVGNLPYNVSEDDLRALFAQAGEVKEVSLILDRETRRPKGFGFVEMATDADAQKAIQMFNSHELDGRAITVNVARPREERSGGGGFRGGSSGGGGGYGTHRGGGYGTHRGGGRGGRGGGGGGRY; encoded by the coding sequence ATGGAATCGAAGTTGTACGTTGGCAATTTGCCTTACAACGTGAGTGAGGACGACTTGCGTGCGCTCTTTGCCCAAGCCGGCGAGGTCAAGGAAGTGTCCTTGATTTTGGATCGCGAAACGCGACGCCCCAAAGGTTTCGGTTTTGTCGAAATGGCGACGGATGCGGACGCGCAAAAAGCGATCCAGATGTTCAACAGCCACGAACTCGATGGTCGCGCGATCACGGTGAACGTGGCGCGCCCACGCGAAGAGCGCAGCGGTGGCGGCGGCTTCCGCGGCGGTAGCAGCGGCGGCGGCGGCGGCTACGGCACGCATCGCGGCGGCGGCTACGGCACGCATCGCGGCGGTGGACGCGGCGGTCGCGGTGGCGGCGGCGGCGGACGCTACTAG
- the dinB gene encoding DNA polymerase IV, which produces MRQILHLDLDAFFASVEVLLNPELVDKPLIVAWDGPRSVVTTASYPARKFGVHSAMPLAQAVRLCPQAIIVPPRRGVYSEYSQRVMNILREHSPLVEQVSIDEAYVEIEPDRDAVQVARAIQQRIKNEVGLDCTVAVASNKLVSKIACNMVKPRGLIVVSPGEEANYLALLPIDKLPGAGKATRAKLARWQVQTIGDLAHVPVEELRAAFGKTGVYLHDAANGRDDSSIVTDWKPKSVSQENTFERDIRDHAQIEKWIADMSAGVAHELKHEGYLARTVVLKLRYGDFTTLTRQTTLRAPTADADEIEVCAMRLLREHWDQKRALRLVGVGAHNLIEESGVWQMELEV; this is translated from the coding sequence ATGAGACAAATCCTTCACCTCGACCTGGACGCGTTTTTCGCGTCGGTTGAGGTTTTACTCAACCCCGAACTAGTAGACAAACCGCTCATTGTCGCGTGGGATGGACCGCGCAGTGTGGTCACGACCGCATCCTATCCCGCGCGCAAATTCGGCGTCCATAGCGCGATGCCGCTTGCGCAAGCAGTCCGGCTCTGTCCGCAGGCGATCATCGTGCCGCCGCGTCGCGGCGTCTACTCGGAGTACTCGCAACGCGTGATGAATATTCTGCGCGAGCATTCGCCGCTCGTCGAGCAAGTTTCGATTGACGAGGCGTACGTCGAAATCGAGCCCGACCGCGACGCGGTCCAAGTCGCGCGCGCAATTCAACAGCGCATCAAGAACGAAGTCGGACTCGATTGCACGGTCGCGGTCGCAAGCAACAAACTCGTGTCGAAAATCGCGTGCAACATGGTCAAGCCGCGCGGGTTGATCGTCGTGTCGCCGGGCGAGGAAGCGAACTATCTCGCGCTCTTGCCGATTGACAAACTTCCGGGCGCGGGCAAAGCGACGCGCGCCAAACTCGCGCGCTGGCAAGTGCAAACGATTGGCGATCTGGCGCACGTGCCGGTTGAAGAACTGCGCGCGGCGTTCGGCAAGACCGGCGTTTACTTGCACGACGCGGCGAACGGGCGCGACGATTCGAGCATCGTGACGGATTGGAAGCCGAAATCGGTGAGCCAGGAAAATACGTTCGAGCGCGATATTCGCGATCACGCGCAAATCGAAAAATGGATCGCGGACATGAGCGCGGGCGTTGCGCACGAATTGAAACACGAGGGTTATCTCGCGCGCACCGTCGTGTTGAAACTGCGCTATGGCGATTTCACAACACTTACGCGACAAACAACCTTGCGCGCGCCGACCGCTGATGCTGACGAGATCGAAGTCTGCGCGATGCGTTTGTTGCGCGAACACTGGGACCAAAAACGCGCCCTCCGCCTAGTCGGCGTGGGCGCGCACAATTTGATTGAAGAATCCGGCGTGTGGCAGATGGAGTTGGAAGTGTGA
- a CDS encoding phosphatase PAP2 family protein, translating to MTDLLQAQIAFTLWFQSLNPALDAVFNTFNLLQSEEFMLLVLPIVWWCIDKRIGASLLILFTSTEFLSRFLKNVTGETRPYDLDRRVRDLDHQPDSSFPSAGTLDVLILWGYLATQFRNRALWVWAICAVVMIASARVYLGAHYPTDVLASLLIGLLVLAVVVRGRVVERFAARPRVMLWVMAIGWPLLLAAIMLNPESAVSLGAMLGFNIGLMIETQVVRFDPRGEWWKQIVKFALALAIVMALRLGIKPLLPPGDIFSFIRYAVIGLWIGVGAPWMFVTMRLSSSLRRGEVR from the coding sequence ATGACCGACCTGCTTCAAGCACAAATCGCGTTTACGCTCTGGTTCCAATCCTTGAATCCAGCGCTCGATGCTGTTTTCAACACGTTCAACCTCTTGCAGTCCGAAGAATTCATGTTGCTTGTTTTGCCGATCGTGTGGTGGTGTATTGACAAACGGATCGGGGCATCGCTTTTGATTCTGTTTACCTCTACCGAATTTCTCTCGCGCTTTCTCAAGAATGTGACCGGCGAAACGCGCCCGTATGATCTGGATCGTCGTGTGCGCGATCTCGATCACCAACCCGATTCGAGTTTCCCGAGCGCGGGCACGCTGGATGTATTGATCTTGTGGGGTTATCTCGCAACCCAGTTTCGCAATCGTGCGTTGTGGGTCTGGGCAATTTGCGCGGTGGTGATGATCGCATCTGCGCGTGTGTATCTCGGCGCGCATTATCCGACCGATGTGCTTGCGAGTCTCCTCATCGGTTTGCTCGTTCTCGCGGTCGTCGTGCGCGGGAGAGTGGTCGAGCGCTTCGCCGCGCGTCCGCGCGTGATGTTGTGGGTGATGGCGATTGGCTGGCCCCTCCTGCTCGCCGCGATCATGCTGAATCCCGAATCCGCTGTTTCGCTTGGTGCGATGCTGGGTTTTAACATCGGCTTGATGATCGAGACTCAGGTCGTGCGGTTCGATCCGCGCGGCGAGTGGTGGAAGCAAATCGTGAAATTCGCACTGGCGCTTGCGATAGTAATGGCTTTGCGTCTCGGCATCAAACCGCTTTTGCCGCCAGGCGACATCTTTTCGTTCATCCGCTATGCGGTGATTGGTTTGTGGATTGGCGTGGGCGCACCGTGGATGTTTGTGACGATGCGGCTCAGTTCCTCTCTCCGCAGGGGAGAGGTTAGGTGA
- a CDS encoding DEAD/DEAH box helicase has protein sequence MSFGTFALDPRLQQGVRSLGFTQPTPIQSATIPAALTGQDVLGSAETGTGKTAAYLLPLLQRLLGTRMRTPRVLILVPTRELALQVTEHAQALSAHTDLRVAAIYGGVAMSNQTNALRRGADVIIATPGRLLDHIERKNVAFASLQALVLDEADRMLDIGFLPDIRRIIALLPRERQTLLFSATLVPAIVSLAAQITRRPARIQVEKKTTPDAIAQTFFPVPEHLKVQVLQRLLCEKEMDSVLIFARTKRRADRVARQLRNANIRADVIHGDRSQGQRIAALEAFRRGKARVLVATDIAARGIDVEGISHVVNYDVPMQAEDYVHRIGRTGRAQAAGCAYTLVTPTDETMVRRIENVLQRKIERRRLDGVDYRAPALVQPDAEAIRRYVESQRHARQKMVATPA, from the coding sequence ATGAGTTTTGGTACTTTTGCACTTGACCCGCGCTTACAACAAGGCGTGCGGTCGTTGGGTTTTACCCAGCCCACACCGATTCAGTCCGCGACGATTCCCGCCGCGCTGACTGGTCAAGATGTATTGGGTTCGGCGGAGACGGGCACCGGCAAAACAGCCGCGTACCTTCTGCCGCTTTTGCAACGCTTGCTCGGTACGCGCATGCGTACACCCCGCGTGTTGATTCTCGTGCCGACGCGCGAACTGGCGCTTCAGGTCACGGAGCACGCACAAGCGTTGAGCGCACACACCGATCTGCGCGTCGCCGCGATTTACGGCGGCGTGGCGATGAGTAATCAGACGAACGCGCTGCGGCGTGGCGCGGATGTGATCATCGCGACGCCCGGACGATTGCTCGATCACATCGAGCGCAAGAACGTCGCGTTCGCGTCGCTCCAGGCGCTCGTGCTCGACGAAGCCGATCGGATGCTCGACATCGGCTTTTTGCCGGACATTCGCCGCATCATCGCGTTATTGCCGCGCGAACGGCAAACGCTGTTGTTTTCCGCCACGCTCGTACCCGCGATTGTGAGTCTCGCCGCGCAAATCACGCGGCGCCCCGCGCGCATTCAAGTCGAAAAGAAAACCACGCCCGACGCGATTGCGCAAACATTCTTCCCGGTGCCGGAACATTTAAAAGTCCAAGTGCTCCAACGATTGTTGTGCGAAAAAGAAATGGACAGCGTCCTGATCTTTGCGCGCACCAAACGGCGCGCCGATCGCGTCGCGCGGCAATTACGCAACGCGAACATTCGCGCCGATGTGATTCACGGCGACCGCTCGCAAGGACAACGCATCGCCGCGCTCGAAGCTTTTCGTCGCGGCAAAGCGCGTGTGCTCGTCGCGACCGACATCGCCGCGCGCGGGATTGACGTCGAAGGCATTTCGCACGTCGTCAACTATGACGTGCCGATGCAAGCGGAAGATTACGTGCATCGCATCGGTCGCACCGGACGCGCGCAAGCGGCGGGGTGCGCGTACACACTCGTCACACCGACGGACGAAACGATGGTCCGTCGCATCGAAAATGTATTGCAACGCAAAATTGAGCGCCGTCGTCTGGACGGGGTTGATTATCGCGCGCCGGCGTTGGTTCAGCCGGACGCCGAAGCGATTCGGCGGTACGTCGAATCGCAGCGTCACGCGCGGCAAAAAATGGTGGCGACGCCGGCATAG
- a CDS encoding EamA family transporter, which translates to MGHSSTRGYVFVLLAAILWGTLGIFFRSLYDDFGLSGLTIPFLRAVLTGAILLTWVALTQPRLLRIPRRAIPFFIAYGFCAVAAFYFTYTNAVIQTSVTTAVVLLYTAPAFVTLMAWRAWREPLNARKVLALVLAFAGCAFVARAYDLSQLRLNAVGILLGLGAGFTYALYTIFSKFALAEFESLTALVYALLIGALFLAPFQSFDAFAPLAQRPAVWLSLLGLVLGPTIGSYVFYNIGLKHVPASNASLVATIEPVIASALAFILLGERVEVLQILGGVMVIGGAVVSRQ; encoded by the coding sequence TTGGGGCATTCATCTACGCGGGGTTATGTTTTTGTTTTGCTTGCCGCCATTTTATGGGGCACACTGGGAATATTTTTCCGTTCGTTGTACGACGATTTTGGTTTGTCCGGCTTGACGATTCCATTCTTGCGCGCGGTGTTGACCGGCGCGATTCTACTGACCTGGGTTGCGTTAACACAACCGCGCCTCTTGAGAATTCCGCGCCGCGCGATCCCATTTTTCATCGCGTATGGATTCTGCGCGGTTGCCGCGTTCTATTTCACGTACACCAACGCGGTGATTCAAACGAGCGTGACGACGGCGGTGGTGCTCCTCTACACCGCGCCCGCGTTTGTGACGTTGATGGCGTGGCGCGCGTGGCGCGAGCCGCTCAACGCGCGCAAAGTGCTCGCGCTCGTACTCGCATTCGCCGGTTGCGCGTTCGTCGCGCGCGCATACGATCTATCGCAGTTGCGGCTCAACGCGGTGGGAATTTTGTTGGGGCTGGGCGCGGGGTTCACGTACGCGCTCTACACGATCTTTAGCAAGTTCGCGCTCGCCGAGTTCGAATCGCTGACCGCGCTCGTGTACGCCTTGCTCATCGGCGCGCTCTTCCTCGCACCGTTCCAATCGTTTGATGCGTTTGCGCCGCTCGCGCAGAGACCCGCTGTGTGGTTGTCTCTCCTGGGACTCGTGTTGGGTCCGACGATTGGTTCGTACGTGTTCTACAACATCGGCTTGAAACATGTACCGGCGAGCAACGCGAGTCTCGTCGCGACCATCGAGCCGGTCATCGCGAGTGCGCTCGCGTTCATCCTGCTCGGCGAACGCGTCGAGGTGTTGCAAATACTGGGTGGCGTGATGGTGATTGGGGGAGCGGTGGTCAGTCGGCAGTGA
- a CDS encoding branched-chain amino acid ABC transporter permease: MSKSTTPSLWQRLMATQNARITFILAWVVITSYLVVATPRQLAFGLATQAVFILFAGSVLWLYYLQIPNALKVVIGFLVLGVLIPVFGGLNQYYLEVATQVCIFSALALGLNIVVGFAGLLDLGYVAFYLVGAYTWAIFGSPQAQKFIPPELLKFPLAQEFFFPFFFLATFLAALTGIMLGLPVLRVRGDYLAVVTLGFGELLRVVANNLDKPVNITNGPQGITPIQRPPLFFRSWFEGFGTALHGASTGLPLGLDKVFGGIGSWMENANPAQLYPIYFYFLVLLVIAIVIFVSRRVSDSRIGRAWEAVREDEDAAVAMGIPIVTTKLAAFATGASFAGAMGMLFAAKQVFINPESFTFLESIGVLAMVIVGGMGSIPGVVLGATALTVLNLQILPNISLALNSIRQAGYVIPVINYNLAQLPSQFEPAKYQRMVFGLVLIVMMLVRPEGLLPAKRRRVEIHQDKEVEAIV, encoded by the coding sequence ATGAGCAAATCAACTACGCCCAGTTTGTGGCAACGCTTAATGGCAACGCAGAACGCGCGCATCACGTTCATCTTGGCGTGGGTCGTCATCACGTCGTACCTCGTCGTGGCAACCCCGCGCCAATTGGCGTTCGGTTTGGCGACACAAGCCGTGTTCATTCTCTTTGCCGGTTCGGTGCTCTGGCTTTACTATCTCCAGATTCCGAACGCGCTCAAAGTCGTCATCGGCTTTCTCGTCCTCGGCGTCCTGATTCCGGTCTTCGGCGGATTGAACCAATATTATTTGGAAGTCGCGACCCAGGTGTGTATCTTCTCTGCCCTCGCACTCGGCTTGAACATCGTCGTCGGGTTTGCCGGTCTGCTCGACCTGGGTTACGTTGCGTTCTATCTCGTCGGCGCGTACACCTGGGCGATCTTCGGATCGCCGCAGGCGCAAAAATTCATCCCGCCCGAATTGCTCAAGTTCCCGCTCGCGCAAGAATTTTTCTTTCCGTTCTTTTTCCTCGCAACGTTCCTCGCCGCGCTGACCGGCATCATGCTCGGCTTGCCGGTATTGCGCGTGCGCGGCGACTATCTCGCCGTCGTCACGCTCGGCTTTGGCGAGCTATTGCGCGTCGTCGCAAACAATCTCGACAAGCCGGTGAACATCACGAACGGTCCGCAAGGCATCACGCCGATCCAGCGACCGCCGCTCTTTTTCCGATCCTGGTTCGAGGGCTTTGGCACAGCACTGCACGGCGCATCAACGGGACTCCCGCTTGGACTCGATAAAGTCTTCGGTGGCATCGGTAGTTGGATGGAGAATGCAAACCCCGCGCAGTTGTATCCGATCTACTTTTATTTTCTCGTGCTCCTGGTTATCGCGATCGTCATTTTCGTGTCGCGTCGCGTGAGCGATTCGCGCATCGGGCGCGCGTGGGAAGCGGTGCGCGAAGACGAAGACGCCGCAGTCGCGATGGGCATTCCGATTGTGACGACCAAACTCGCCGCGTTCGCGACGGGCGCATCGTTCGCCGGCGCGATGGGCATGTTGTTCGCGGCAAAGCAAGTGTTCATCAATCCCGAATCGTTCACATTCCTCGAATCCATCGGCGTGCTCGCCATGGTCATCGTCGGGGGCATGGGCAGTATTCCCGGCGTCGTGCTCGGCGCGACCGCGTTGACGGTGCTCAACCTGCAGATTCTCCCGAACATTTCACTCGCCCTGAACAGCATTCGCCAAGCTGGGTACGTCATCCCAGTCATCAACTATAATCTCGCGCAACTGCCGAGTCAGTTCGAGCCTGCCAAGTACCAACGCATGGTGTTTGGCTTGGTGCTCATCGTGATGATGCTCGTGCGACCGGAGGGATTGTTGCCGGCAAAACGGCGGCGCGTGGAGATTCACCAAGACAAGGAAGTCGAAGCGATTGTGTAA